The proteins below are encoded in one region of Polynucleobacter sp. AP-Nino-20-G2:
- the soxB gene encoding thiosulfohydrolase SoxB — MSLNRREFLQALAIASAGGMSLQSHFASAQTTAQKFYDLPKFGNVHFLHFTDCHAQLLPIYFREPNVNLGIGEQEGKTPHLVGEYFLKANGITAGTRDAHAFTYLDYVAAAQNYGKMGGFAHMATLIKQMKASRPGALLLDGGDTWQGSGTALWTNGQDMVDAALLLGVDVMTPHWEMTLGEKRVMEIVNGDFKGKVSFIAQNIKTADFGDSVFNPYVMKVQNGIQVAIIGQAFPYTPIANPRYFTPDWTFGIQEGNLQKTINEVKSKGAKVVVLLSHNGMDVDLKMASRVTGLDAIMGGHTHDGVPIPVKVKNAGGVTLVTNAGSNSKFLGVLDFDVKGGKPVDFRYKLFPIFSNMIPADPAMNKLIAKMRAPYENKLNEKLATTDDLLYRRGNFNGSFDQLILDGLMAQKNAEIAFSPGFRWGTSLLPGQAITRENLLDQTAITYPYTTVTNMTGETIKTILEDVADNLFNPDPYYQQGGDMVRVGGMQYTIDPAASAGKRITDMRLNGKDIDPSKTYKVAGWAPVSEEAKNAGGEPVWDVIERHLRDVKVVKAVKLNEPTIKGVANNLGMASL, encoded by the coding sequence ATGTCGTTAAATCGCCGTGAATTTTTACAAGCATTAGCAATTGCATCCGCAGGTGGCATGAGTTTGCAATCTCATTTTGCAAGCGCTCAAACTACTGCGCAGAAGTTTTATGATCTGCCGAAATTTGGGAATGTGCATTTTCTTCACTTCACAGATTGCCATGCGCAGTTATTGCCAATTTATTTCCGTGAACCCAATGTGAATTTGGGTATTGGTGAGCAAGAAGGAAAAACTCCTCATTTGGTTGGAGAATACTTTCTCAAGGCAAATGGTATTACTGCCGGTACGCGCGATGCCCATGCCTTTACCTACTTAGACTATGTTGCAGCCGCTCAGAACTACGGCAAGATGGGCGGTTTCGCCCACATGGCAACCTTGATTAAGCAAATGAAAGCTAGCCGCCCGGGTGCTTTGTTGCTAGACGGCGGAGATACATGGCAGGGTTCAGGCACGGCGCTTTGGACTAACGGTCAAGATATGGTCGATGCAGCCCTATTGCTAGGTGTTGATGTGATGACGCCTCACTGGGAGATGACTCTGGGCGAGAAGCGCGTTATGGAAATTGTGAATGGTGACTTTAAAGGAAAAGTTTCCTTCATTGCGCAAAATATTAAAACTGCTGACTTTGGCGATTCAGTATTTAATCCTTACGTCATGAAGGTGCAGAATGGAATCCAGGTTGCGATTATTGGTCAAGCCTTTCCGTATACACCAATTGCCAACCCACGTTACTTCACTCCCGATTGGACATTTGGAATACAGGAAGGGAATTTACAAAAGACTATCAATGAAGTGAAGTCAAAAGGCGCAAAAGTTGTCGTGCTGCTCTCGCATAACGGTATGGATGTTGACTTAAAGATGGCCTCTCGAGTAACTGGCTTGGATGCCATTATGGGCGGCCACACTCATGATGGCGTGCCCATCCCGGTAAAGGTAAAGAATGCTGGCGGTGTGACCCTAGTTACCAATGCCGGATCCAACAGTAAGTTCTTGGGCGTTCTTGATTTTGATGTGAAGGGCGGCAAACCAGTCGACTTCCGTTATAAACTTTTCCCGATCTTTTCAAATATGATTCCGGCTGACCCTGCGATGAATAAACTCATTGCAAAAATGAGAGCCCCTTACGAGAACAAGCTGAATGAAAAGTTGGCAACTACTGATGACCTACTGTATCGACGTGGAAACTTCAACGGCAGTTTTGATCAATTAATCTTAGATGGCTTGATGGCTCAGAAGAATGCCGAGATTGCTTTCTCTCCAGGCTTCCGCTGGGGAACAAGCCTGTTACCGGGCCAAGCAATTACACGCGAAAACCTATTGGATCAAACAGCAATCACTTATCCCTATACAACCGTTACAAATATGACTGGTGAAACCATCAAGACAATTCTTGAGGATGTTGCAGACAATTTGTTTAACCCCGATCCGTACTACCAGCAGGGTGGAGATATGGTGCGCGTGGGTGGCATGCAATACACCATCGATCCAGCAGCATCCGCCGGTAAACGCATTACCGATATGCGATTGAACGGCAAAGATATAGATCCTAGTAAGACTTATAAAGTTGCCGGTTGGGCGCCCGTGAGTGAGGAGGCTAAGAATGCTGGTGGCGAGCCAGTCTGGGATGTTATCGAAAGGCATCTGCGTGATGTGAAGGTGGTGAAGGCGGTCAAATTGAATGAGCCCACCATCAAAGGTGTTGCGAATAATCTTGGTATGGCTTCTCTATAA
- a CDS encoding DsrE family protein: MKKILYPFIVIFLAIASVFSSSAFAANPTEVVYHIDDAETQGIKGLRNIRNHLDVSPQTKIIVVTHANGVDILMEGAKDKKNGIEYGPLIGALKSRGVRFEVCEITLKNRNLSKDQFSLDADFTPSGVVRVADLQYQNHFAYIKP; encoded by the coding sequence ATGAAAAAAATTCTTTACCCCTTTATCGTGATTTTCTTGGCAATAGCCTCTGTATTCTCTTCTTCAGCTTTTGCGGCCAACCCAACGGAAGTGGTGTATCACATTGATGACGCTGAAACACAAGGCATCAAAGGTCTTCGCAATATCCGGAATCATCTCGACGTATCGCCTCAAACCAAGATCATCGTGGTTACCCATGCAAATGGCGTTGATATCCTAATGGAGGGGGCTAAGGATAAGAAGAACGGAATTGAATACGGTCCTTTAATCGGCGCCCTGAAGTCACGCGGCGTCCGCTTTGAGGTGTGTGAGATTACGCTAAAAAATCGCAATCTCTCAAAGGACCAGTTTTCTCTAGATGCCGATTTCACTCCCTCTGGTGTCGTTAGAGTGGCTGATCTGCAGTATCAAAATCACTTCGCCTATATCAAACCCTAG
- a CDS encoding c-type cytochrome, whose amino-acid sequence MFKLDKLSVCLGFTALVAITAQSSFAQSGSAKFPGIGRVATPAEVAAWDIDVRPDFKGLPKGSGSVEQGQVIWEAKCASCHGTFGESNEIFTPIAGGTTKDDVKTGRVASLKDMKQPQRTTLMKVPTVSTLWDYIYRAMPWNAPRSLTPDDTYALVAFILSLGEIVPDDYVLSNTNIAEVKMPNRNGMTTKHGFWNVSGKPDVNGNACMHNCVPFVQIGSTLPDFARNAHDNIAEQNRMYGPYRGADTTKPPIKELPGLSGAGLAHAADTHSASSKGPAALFKNENCSACHSPNAKLVGPSIADIAKKYEGQSGALDKLMVKVKAGGSGVWGAIPMPPQAQLSDEDRKTLVSWVLSGGK is encoded by the coding sequence ATGTTCAAGTTGGATAAATTAAGTGTCTGCCTAGGATTTACGGCACTCGTTGCAATTACTGCGCAGTCATCATTTGCTCAATCTGGTTCTGCTAAGTTCCCTGGTATCGGGAGGGTGGCAACTCCTGCAGAGGTTGCGGCATGGGACATTGATGTTCGCCCTGACTTCAAAGGCTTGCCAAAGGGGTCTGGTTCAGTCGAACAGGGACAAGTCATTTGGGAGGCTAAGTGTGCAAGTTGCCACGGTACATTTGGTGAGTCCAATGAAATCTTTACCCCAATTGCCGGCGGCACCACTAAGGATGATGTAAAGACAGGTCGGGTTGCTTCTTTGAAGGATATGAAGCAGCCTCAAAGAACTACTTTGATGAAGGTCCCAACAGTTTCCACTCTATGGGATTACATCTATCGCGCTATGCCTTGGAATGCTCCTAGATCATTAACACCTGATGACACATATGCATTAGTTGCGTTTATTTTGAGTTTAGGTGAAATAGTTCCGGATGATTACGTTTTAAGTAATACCAATATTGCTGAGGTGAAAATGCCCAATCGCAATGGCATGACTACAAAACATGGTTTCTGGAATGTGAGCGGCAAACCAGATGTGAATGGAAACGCCTGTATGCATAATTGTGTGCCATTTGTTCAGATTGGCTCAACATTGCCAGATTTCGCCAGAAATGCACATGACAATATTGCAGAGCAAAATCGCATGTATGGGCCATACCGCGGTGCTGACACTACCAAGCCGCCTATTAAGGAGTTGCCTGGTCTATCAGGAGCTGGCTTAGCTCATGCCGCCGATACCCATTCTGCAAGCTCAAAAGGTCCCGCAGCCTTATTTAAGAATGAAAATTGTTCCGCCTGTCATTCGCCTAATGCCAAGCTAGTAGGCCCATCGATTGCTGATATAGCCAAGAAATACGAAGGTCAGAGCGGCGCCTTGGATAAATTGATGGTGAAGGTCAAGGCGGGTGGATCTGGGGTTTGGGGGGCTATTCCTATGCCGCCACAAGCGCAACTATCAGATGAGGATCGTAAGACTTTGGTATCTTGGGTCCTATCTGGCGGAAAATAA
- the soxA gene encoding sulfur oxidation c-type cytochrome SoxA, which produces MQRKLTLGLATGIVATLLTMTSSVFAQKSATDDIAKYREMIADGNPSELYEAAGEDLWKKPAGPKNATLEKCNLGLGPGVVKGAAAQLPRYFKDTNKVQDLESRLMTCMQILQGRDPQEMIDAQFQQGPKKDMEAIVAYIVTQSKGEKIKVSTAHPKEKEMYDLGKRAFYFEGGPMDFSCASCHGENGKRIRLQDLPNITEQKGAALAWGYWPAYRVSSGQFWTMQQRLNDCFRQQRFPFPIYGSDVTIALSMYMAKNANGGTVETPGLKR; this is translated from the coding sequence ATGCAGCGTAAATTGACCTTAGGGTTAGCCACTGGAATAGTGGCAACTTTATTAACAATGACATCCTCGGTGTTTGCGCAGAAAAGCGCTACCGACGATATTGCAAAATATCGTGAGATGATTGCTGATGGCAATCCTTCAGAGCTATATGAGGCGGCCGGTGAAGATTTGTGGAAGAAGCCTGCCGGCCCTAAAAATGCTACGCTCGAGAAATGTAATCTAGGGCTTGGGCCTGGCGTTGTCAAAGGTGCTGCGGCGCAATTGCCTCGCTACTTTAAAGATACTAATAAAGTTCAGGACCTGGAGTCACGTCTCATGACCTGTATGCAGATATTGCAAGGTCGTGACCCACAAGAGATGATCGATGCGCAATTCCAACAAGGCCCAAAGAAGGACATGGAAGCCATTGTTGCTTATATTGTCACTCAATCTAAGGGCGAGAAAATTAAGGTGAGTACAGCACATCCTAAAGAGAAAGAGATGTACGACTTGGGTAAGCGTGCTTTCTATTTTGAGGGTGGTCCAATGGACTTCTCCTGCGCCTCCTGTCATGGCGAAAATGGTAAGCGCATTCGCTTACAAGATTTACCTAATATTACAGAGCAGAAGGGTGCTGCATTAGCCTGGGGATATTGGCCGGCTTATCGCGTCTCCAGCGGACAGTTTTGGACGATGCAACAGCGTTTGAATGATTGCTTCCGCCAGCAACGTTTCCCATTCCCAATCTATGGTTCCGATGTGACTATCGCATTGTCAATGTATATGGCAAAAAATGCCAACGGCGGTACAGTCGAAACCCCAGGTTTAAAGCGTTAA
- a CDS encoding YeeE/YedE family protein, translated as MDAVDISSLSKYVLISTFAITFLLGAVMQKTGFCSMGAVSDVFIMSSWDRLRQWFLAIGVAIVGFAFMSYLGLIDPLKSIYTSSKLLWLSTLVGSVMFGFGMVLASGCGSKTLVRIGGGNLKSVIVFLVLGLSAYMTLKGFLGVIRINTLDSVFITLSTPQDLPSILSPVLGVARSSLHLALGLLVGFAFIGYALASKAFWTAENIFAGVLVGLAICAVWWISGSLGYVAEDPNTLEEVFLVTNSGRMESLSFVAPYAYSLDWLMMYSDTSKVMTVGIAAVIGMISGSAFIALVTKSFRWETFRNTEDTANHLVGAALMGFGGVTALGCTVGQGLSGISTLAIGSFFALPGFIFGAYMALRYLQVRLAPNPCS; from the coding sequence ATGGATGCAGTAGATATTTCTTCTCTCAGTAAATACGTTTTAATTTCCACTTTTGCCATCACTTTCTTGCTCGGCGCTGTGATGCAGAAAACTGGCTTTTGTAGTATGGGCGCAGTTTCCGACGTATTTATCATGTCTAGCTGGGATCGATTGAGGCAGTGGTTCTTAGCTATCGGAGTTGCCATTGTTGGCTTTGCTTTCATGTCATATCTTGGTTTGATTGATCCCCTGAAAAGCATATACACCAGCAGCAAGCTGTTATGGCTGTCTACCTTGGTAGGTAGTGTGATGTTCGGATTCGGTATGGTTCTCGCCTCTGGTTGCGGAAGCAAAACTTTAGTTCGCATCGGCGGAGGTAATTTAAAGTCCGTCATTGTATTTTTAGTGCTCGGCTTATCTGCCTATATGACGCTCAAGGGATTTCTGGGTGTTATCCGCATCAATACCTTGGATTCGGTGTTCATCACTCTAAGCACGCCCCAGGATCTTCCTAGCATTCTGAGTCCAGTCCTGGGCGTTGCTAGATCAAGCCTGCACTTAGCCTTAGGCTTGCTTGTTGGCTTTGCATTCATTGGATACGCTTTGGCAAGTAAAGCCTTTTGGACTGCAGAAAATATTTTTGCCGGGGTGCTTGTTGGTTTAGCTATTTGCGCAGTGTGGTGGATTTCTGGCAGTCTAGGTTATGTTGCTGAAGATCCAAATACCTTGGAAGAAGTTTTTCTGGTCACTAATTCAGGTCGCATGGAGAGTCTTTCATTCGTCGCCCCTTATGCATATTCACTCGACTGGTTGATGATGTACAGCGACACATCCAAGGTCATGACAGTTGGAATTGCCGCAGTGATTGGAATGATCTCCGGATCAGCATTTATTGCGCTAGTTACCAAGTCATTTCGCTGGGAAACATTTCGCAATACTGAGGATACGGCAAACCATTTAGTCGGTGCCGCGCTCATGGGCTTTGGTGGCGTCACCGCGCTAGGTTGCACTGTTGGCCAAGGATTAAGTGGTATCTCAACTTTAGCCATCGGATCTTTTTTTGCGCTTCCTGGTTTTATCTTTGGCGCATACATGGCACTGCGTTACCTGCAAGTGCGACTCGCCCCAAATCCTTGCAGTTAA
- a CDS encoding TIGR01244 family sulfur transferase, with product MSLPISCHNNHFGTLGQIEPSHLAEIAKQGYKSVINNRPDFEGGPDQPTSAEIQAQAESLGLNYAYLPVVPGAFTPAQVAEMSRLLKTLPAPILAFCRSGARSTNLYQMALQLG from the coding sequence ATGAGTCTTCCTATCTCCTGCCATAACAATCACTTCGGCACTCTTGGTCAGATTGAACCCAGCCACTTAGCTGAAATCGCAAAGCAGGGTTATAAAAGCGTTATTAACAATCGCCCAGATTTTGAGGGTGGACCCGATCAACCCACTAGCGCAGAAATTCAAGCACAGGCGGAAAGCCTTGGCTTGAATTACGCCTATCTACCGGTTGTTCCTGGCGCATTTACCCCTGCACAAGTAGCAGAGATGTCCCGATTACTCAAAACCTTGCCTGCACCAATTTTGGCTTTCTGCCGCTCCGGTGCTCGCTCTACCAACCTCTACCAAATGGCGCTGCAGCTCGGCTAA
- the mnmH gene encoding tRNA 2-selenouridine(34) synthase MnmH: MQPSNPHILSIERLPSCLGDFDAIIDVRSPAEFALDHIPGAINFPVLNNEERIQIGTLYKQVSPFAAKKLGAALVSRNIARHLEESLIDHPREWRPLIYCWRGGERSGAFTHILNRIGWKAMQLEGGYQGFRRVVIDRLDQAAKDFSFQVICGMTGSGKTRVLQEIRSQGEQVLDLEALAIHRGSVLGNEPNIDQPSQKGFETNIWNALNSLDSSRIVYVESESKKVGSLHVPDALMDSIRNGKCIELRASTATRVSWLLRDYHHFLDDRDSFKQKLGLLTSRYGKIQIEKWHEEIERGEFDALVEELLVMHYDPSYQASIVRNFPNYREENFVALESDSDEAFAQAAKNIITAVGA, from the coding sequence TTGCAGCCCAGTAATCCTCACATTCTCAGCATTGAACGACTTCCTTCATGTCTCGGTGACTTTGATGCGATTATCGATGTCAGGTCCCCAGCGGAATTTGCTCTTGACCATATTCCTGGCGCAATTAATTTTCCTGTTTTGAATAATGAGGAGCGAATTCAGATTGGAACGCTCTACAAACAAGTATCACCGTTCGCGGCCAAAAAATTAGGCGCAGCCTTAGTCTCTCGAAATATTGCTCGGCACCTGGAAGAGTCTCTAATTGACCACCCAAGAGAATGGAGGCCACTCATTTACTGCTGGCGCGGAGGTGAGCGAAGCGGGGCATTCACACATATCCTCAATCGAATCGGCTGGAAGGCGATGCAATTAGAGGGCGGCTATCAAGGATTTAGGCGGGTGGTGATTGATCGCCTAGACCAAGCAGCCAAAGACTTTTCCTTCCAAGTGATCTGCGGAATGACTGGCAGCGGCAAGACTCGAGTTCTACAGGAAATTCGATCCCAAGGTGAGCAAGTCCTGGATCTTGAGGCTCTTGCTATTCATCGAGGCTCGGTACTCGGTAATGAGCCTAATATCGATCAACCCTCGCAAAAAGGCTTTGAAACAAATATCTGGAATGCCTTGAACTCACTAGATTCATCCAGGATCGTTTATGTAGAGTCTGAAAGTAAAAAAGTAGGGAGCTTACATGTACCCGACGCGTTGATGGATTCGATTCGCAATGGCAAATGCATTGAACTGCGTGCAAGCACTGCAACACGTGTATCTTGGTTATTGCGAGACTATCACCATTTTCTAGATGACCGCGATAGCTTTAAACAAAAGCTTGGCCTATTAACCTCGCGTTACGGCAAGATTCAAATTGAAAAGTGGCATGAGGAAATTGAACGCGGTGAGTTTGACGCCTTAGTGGAAGAGCTGTTGGTAATGCATTACGACCCATCCTATCAGGCATCTATCGTGCGAAACTTTCCAAATTACCGGGAAGAGAATTTTGTCGCACTTGAAAGCGACAGTGATGAAGCCTTCGCTCAAGCAGCAAAGAACATCATCACTGCAGTCGGCGCTTAA
- a CDS encoding YeeE/YedE family protein: MQIDWLAFSPGPALLGGLILGVAAVLYVLLHGRILGISGIVAGLLKPLAGDWNWRFSLLLGIFSAPLWAALFFDLHGVTVIDAGWPSIVIAGLLVGFGAQYGSGCTSGHGICGLSRLSPRSLVATLTFMLAGFVMVYITRHLLGL; encoded by the coding sequence ATGCAAATTGATTGGTTAGCGTTTTCCCCTGGACCAGCTTTACTTGGCGGCCTAATACTCGGCGTTGCCGCCGTGCTTTATGTGTTACTGCATGGGCGCATTCTGGGCATTAGCGGCATTGTTGCCGGACTTCTCAAGCCATTAGCAGGCGATTGGAATTGGCGGTTCAGCCTCTTACTCGGAATATTCAGTGCACCTTTGTGGGCCGCCTTATTCTTTGATTTGCATGGTGTGACAGTCATTGACGCCGGTTGGCCATCAATCGTTATCGCAGGCTTGCTGGTTGGCTTTGGGGCGCAATACGGTTCTGGCTGCACAAGCGGCCATGGCATCTGTGGCTTATCTCGTCTTTCGCCAAGGTCACTCGTAGCTACTTTGACATTTATGTTGGCTGGCTTTGTCATGGTTTACATCACGCGTCATTTATTGGGCCTATGA
- the soxX gene encoding sulfur oxidation c-type cytochrome SoxX, translating to MKITHIKPLLTLCGFIIAAACIQSSAVAQQKIDPKFTKMMQDSFRAEGIAGLNRIDQDETQKFCSDPKFANSKQGEAMRDKIQKMNMETIKQPSDGKYIGDWKNGEKIAQSGRGETWTDKADTLIGGGCYNCHQIDPKEISFGTIGPSLAGYAKLRGYSKEVVTYTWNRINNAKAYNACSNMPRIAHFKLLNEQQIQDVMALLLDPESPVNK from the coding sequence ATGAAAATCACACACATCAAGCCACTCTTAACCTTATGCGGATTCATTATTGCTGCTGCCTGCATTCAGTCTTCGGCAGTAGCGCAACAAAAGATTGATCCAAAATTTACCAAGATGATGCAAGACAGTTTTAGGGCTGAAGGCATTGCTGGCCTTAATCGCATTGATCAAGATGAAACACAAAAGTTTTGCTCTGACCCTAAGTTTGCTAATAGCAAGCAGGGTGAGGCGATGCGCGATAAGATTCAAAAAATGAATATGGAGACCATTAAACAGCCATCCGATGGTAAATATATCGGTGATTGGAAGAATGGTGAAAAGATCGCACAGAGTGGTCGTGGCGAGACTTGGACAGATAAGGCAGACACTCTGATCGGCGGCGGTTGCTACAACTGTCACCAAATTGACCCCAAGGAGATATCCTTTGGAACGATTGGACCATCTTTGGCTGGCTATGCCAAATTACGCGGCTACTCCAAAGAGGTTGTGACCTACACGTGGAACCGAATCAATAATGCAAAGGCATACAACGCATGCAGCAATATGCCGCGTATCGCGCACTTTAAGTTGCTTAACGAACAGCAAATTCAAGATGTGATGGCCTTATTGCTCGATCCAGAGTCACCTGTAAATAAGTAA
- the soxZ gene encoding thiosulfate oxidation carrier complex protein SoxZ gives MADPMRVRAAENGGTVDVKILMKHDMESGQRKDASGKTIPAWFISTINVKANGKDVLNGQFGPAVSKDPFLNFKYKGAKGDKITVTWIDSKGDKRTDEATAS, from the coding sequence ATGGCTGATCCAATGCGCGTAAGAGCTGCTGAAAACGGCGGTACTGTAGATGTAAAAATTTTGATGAAGCACGACATGGAATCTGGTCAGCGTAAAGACGCGTCTGGCAAAACTATTCCTGCATGGTTCATCAGTACTATCAATGTAAAAGCCAATGGCAAAGATGTACTAAATGGTCAATTTGGTCCTGCCGTATCTAAGGATCCATTTTTGAACTTTAAGTACAAGGGCGCCAAAGGCGACAAGATTACTGTCACCTGGATCGATAGTAAAGGCGACAAGCGCACTGATGAAGCTACCGCTTCTTAA
- the soxY gene encoding thiosulfate oxidation carrier protein SoxY: protein MNQQRRSLLKYSAVFSLMASTGLISVAQAQEWNKAAFEGKSLDDVFKVLGAGGADKSSAVTLNAPDIAENGAVVPVGITTTLKAEQMAILVEKNPSALAAQFFIPAGTDSFVTTRIKMGQTSNVYALVKADGKWNMAVKEVKVTLGGCGG, encoded by the coding sequence ATGAATCAGCAGCGTCGCAGTCTATTGAAATACTCAGCAGTGTTTAGTCTAATGGCCTCAACCGGGCTTATTAGCGTAGCGCAAGCGCAGGAATGGAATAAAGCTGCGTTTGAAGGTAAGAGCCTTGATGATGTCTTTAAAGTTCTTGGCGCTGGCGGTGCAGATAAATCATCTGCCGTTACCTTAAATGCCCCAGATATTGCCGAAAATGGTGCGGTTGTTCCTGTTGGAATCACCACAACACTTAAGGCCGAGCAAATGGCTATTTTGGTTGAGAAGAATCCAAGTGCATTAGCCGCTCAATTCTTTATCCCCGCGGGAACTGATTCATTTGTAACCACCCGCATCAAGATGGGTCAAACCTCTAATGTCTACGCTTTAGTGAAGGCTGATGGCAAATGGAATATGGCTGTTAAAGAGGTCAAAGTGACACTTGGTGGTTGCGGCGGTTAA
- a CDS encoding DUF6691 family protein, with protein MKRYFSLYSQYFIGVLFGLGLIVSGMSNPQKVLNFLDITGNWDPSLIFVMGGGVLIGLAGFYIASKRAESFFGGALHIPTRRDITKPLVIGSLIFGAGWGIAGFCPGPAIVAVGQGHLKALVFVVAMLAGMLLCNRFFAGHKQSR; from the coding sequence ATGAAGCGATATTTCAGTTTATATAGCCAATACTTTATTGGCGTCCTTTTTGGCTTGGGCCTCATTGTTTCCGGGATGAGTAACCCTCAAAAAGTATTGAATTTCCTTGACATTACTGGCAATTGGGATCCATCACTGATTTTTGTTATGGGTGGCGGTGTACTGATTGGATTGGCGGGCTTTTATATAGCATCGAAGAGGGCGGAGTCATTTTTTGGCGGCGCCTTACATATCCCAACCCGTCGAGATATCACCAAGCCTTTGGTCATTGGCAGCTTAATTTTTGGTGCCGGATGGGGGATTGCAGGCTTTTGCCCTGGGCCAGCAATTGTTGCTGTAGGTCAGGGCCATTTAAAAGCGTTGGTCTTTGTTGTCGCGATGCTTGCCGGTATGTTGCTGTGTAATCGTTTCTTTGCTGGCCATAAACAATCTCGCTGA
- a CDS encoding thioesterase family protein gives MRIDIPDDKKLVHEMPMPIRWGDMDAYAHVNNTVYFRYMEQARVEWITSMGYKVAPGEESMLMINGFCNFLKQLTYPGELILKTYIGNIGRSSVDVYTTMALTNAPEELVAAGGATMVWVDMNTGKSSPWPEHVLSKIR, from the coding sequence ATGCGCATAGACATCCCAGACGATAAAAAATTGGTGCATGAAATGCCCATGCCAATTCGTTGGGGTGACATGGATGCCTATGCGCATGTAAACAATACCGTCTACTTTCGCTATATGGAGCAAGCTAGGGTTGAGTGGATTACCTCAATGGGTTACAAGGTAGCACCTGGGGAAGAATCCATGCTGATGATTAATGGGTTTTGTAATTTTCTCAAGCAGCTCACTTATCCAGGTGAGTTAATTTTAAAAACCTATATTGGCAACATTGGCAGATCAAGTGTTGATGTTTACACAACTATGGCATTGACAAATGCCCCGGAAGAGTTAGTAGCGGCGGGTGGCGCTACTATGGTTTGGGTTGATATGAATACTGGAAAATCCTCTCCTTGGCCGGAACATGTTCTCAGTAAGATTCGCTAG
- a CDS encoding MBL fold metallo-hydrolase — protein sequence MFGVVNAAGEGALLNPIQVAPHTYFVQGLPEIGSAQNQNFISNAGFVITPKGVVVVDALGSPVLAQKLIAEIRKKTVQKIVAVVVTHYHADHIYGLQEFKKIGAKIYAQNQGINYLASETAKQRLIASRVDFAPWVNAATRLVSADVWIDQSQLLNIGGVEFKITRVGPAHAPEDLMIYVPSEGVLFAGDLVFRGRIPFVANADSRGWLSALEEIERINPKIVIPGHGNYSNHPIEDIAFTRGYLRYLRQSMAQAAINLDPFDEAYQAADWSEYDGMPLFRAANRMNAYNVYLSIQAE from the coding sequence ATGTTCGGCGTTGTCAATGCGGCAGGTGAGGGCGCTCTATTGAATCCTATTCAGGTTGCTCCTCACACCTATTTTGTGCAAGGCCTTCCTGAGATCGGTAGCGCCCAAAATCAAAACTTTATTTCAAATGCAGGTTTTGTTATCACGCCAAAGGGGGTGGTGGTGGTCGATGCTCTTGGCTCGCCCGTGTTGGCCCAAAAACTCATTGCCGAAATTCGCAAGAAAACTGTGCAAAAAATTGTGGCGGTAGTGGTAACGCACTATCACGCTGACCATATTTATGGCTTGCAAGAGTTTAAAAAAATCGGGGCCAAGATTTATGCTCAAAACCAAGGGATAAACTATTTAGCTTCCGAGACTGCCAAGCAAAGACTTATTGCCTCACGTGTGGATTTTGCCCCTTGGGTTAATGCTGCCACCCGCCTTGTATCGGCAGATGTTTGGATTGATCAGAGTCAACTGCTTAATATTGGTGGGGTTGAATTCAAAATTACCCGGGTCGGCCCAGCCCATGCCCCAGAAGATTTAATGATCTACGTTCCATCGGAAGGGGTTTTATTTGCTGGAGACCTAGTATTTAGAGGGCGCATCCCCTTTGTAGCGAATGCTGATAGTAGGGGGTGGTTATCCGCCCTGGAGGAAATTGAGCGGATTAACCCCAAAATCGTCATTCCAGGTCACGGAAATTATTCAAATCACCCCATTGAAGATATCGCCTTTACAAGGGGCTATCTGAGATATTTACGTCAATCCATGGCGCAAGCGGCAATTAACCTTGATCCTTTCGATGAAGCATATCAAGCAGCGGACTGGTCTGAATATGATGGAATGCCTTTATTTAGGGCTGCAAACCGTATGAATGCCTATAACGTCTACTTATCCATTCAGGCGGAATAA